A window from Sphingopyxis alaskensis RB2256 encodes these proteins:
- a CDS encoding peptidylprolyl isomerase, translating to MTFFFRPMVFTAMTFGLATAAVAQDASSAVATGDAAAAAETPAVPAMTPDQYLNNPEYMLNLDLSTGGRVVIQLYPHVAPNHVERVKQLARAGFYDGVKFHRVIDGFMAQTGDPTATGQGGSQLPDLKAEFNAVPHLRGTVSMARAQSEDSANSQFFIMFQPRFSLDRRYTVFGRVVSGMQYVDAIQKGEPPEVMSRMVQVSVAADNKPMPPAAMLTEAQPAASADVTIDELNAPIAQ from the coding sequence ATGACATTTTTTTTCCGCCCCATGGTTTTCACGGCGATGACGTTCGGTCTGGCGACTGCGGCCGTCGCGCAGGACGCGTCGTCGGCCGTCGCGACGGGCGACGCGGCCGCCGCGGCGGAGACGCCCGCGGTTCCGGCGATGACTCCCGACCAATATCTGAACAACCCCGAATATATGCTCAACCTCGATCTTTCGACCGGCGGCCGTGTGGTGATCCAGCTTTATCCCCATGTCGCGCCGAACCATGTCGAGCGGGTGAAGCAGCTCGCGCGCGCGGGTTTTTACGATGGCGTCAAGTTCCATCGCGTGATCGACGGTTTCATGGCGCAGACGGGCGATCCGACCGCGACGGGGCAGGGTGGATCGCAGCTTCCCGACCTCAAGGCCGAGTTCAACGCGGTTCCGCACCTGCGCGGCACCGTGTCGATGGCGCGCGCCCAGAGCGAGGACAGCGCGAACAGCCAGTTCTTCATCATGTTCCAGCCGCGCTTCTCGCTAGACCGCCGCTACACGGTCTTCGGCCGCGTCGTGTCGGGGATGCAATATGTCGATGCGATCCAGAAGGGCGAGCCGCCCGAAGTCATGTCGCGCATGGTCCAGGTGTCGGTCGCGGCCGACAACAAGCCGATGCCGCCGGCCGCGATGCTCACCGAAGCGCAGCCCGCAGCATCCGCTGACGTGACGATCGACGAACTCAACGCGCCTATCGCGCAATAA
- the coaD gene encoding pantetheine-phosphate adenylyltransferase, translating into MRVGVYPGTFDPITLGHMDIIRRGAKLVDRLVIGVTTNITKSPLFDDDERIAMVKREVAAIEGDIQVVGFNSLLMDFAQREGATVIVRGLRAVADFEYEYQMAGMNQQLNDRIETVFLMADVGLQPIASRLVKEIAIFGGEIHKFVTPAVCKAVIARIAERGLRQGER; encoded by the coding sequence ATGCGGGTGGGGGTTTATCCGGGGACGTTCGATCCGATCACGCTTGGCCATATGGACATCATCCGGCGCGGCGCGAAGCTCGTCGACCGGCTGGTGATCGGGGTGACAACCAATATCACCAAGTCGCCGCTGTTCGACGACGACGAACGCATCGCGATGGTGAAGCGCGAGGTCGCCGCGATCGAAGGCGACATTCAGGTCGTTGGGTTCAATTCGCTGCTGATGGATTTTGCCCAGCGCGAAGGCGCGACGGTCATCGTCCGCGGGCTGCGCGCGGTCGCCGATTTCGAATATGAATATCAGATGGCCGGCATGAACCAGCAACTCAACGACCGCATCGAAACCGTCTTTCTGATGGCCGATGTCGGCTTGCAGCCGATCGCGTCGCGATTGGTCAAGGAAATCGCGATCTTCGGCGGCGAGATCCACAAATTCGTGACACCGGCCGTCTGCAAGGCGGTCATCGCGCGCATTGCCGAACGGGGATTGCGCCAGGGCGAGCGTTGA
- a CDS encoding polyprenyl synthetase family protein yields the protein MGGDNARGAELLRATQAEVAEGIDALFDQLLAVPADPRGPLYEAMRYAAIAGGKRLRPLLVRAAGDLFHVDRALTLRVGAAVEAMHVYSLIHDDLPCMDDDDMRRGKPTTHKAFGEATAVLAGDSLHALAFEWLCDPATSADPFVRAELCCELARAAGPAGMAGGQMMDLAAETSDFDLPTVTRLQQLKTGALIAFSVEAGAILARIPAEGRRPLRGYARDIGLAFQIADDIMDVEGDEALAGKALHKDEAAGKATFVTLMGLDRARDQATLLVEQAIAHLGGFGDEAALLRAIARYVVERDR from the coding sequence GTGGGCGGCGACAATGCGCGCGGCGCCGAGTTGCTCCGCGCGACCCAGGCCGAAGTCGCCGAGGGGATCGACGCGCTGTTCGACCAATTGCTCGCCGTCCCCGCCGACCCACGCGGGCCGCTTTACGAAGCGATGCGTTATGCCGCGATCGCGGGAGGGAAAAGGCTGCGCCCCTTGCTTGTTCGCGCCGCCGGCGACCTGTTCCACGTCGATCGCGCGCTCACCCTGCGCGTCGGCGCTGCGGTCGAGGCGATGCACGTCTATTCGCTGATCCACGACGATCTGCCGTGCATGGACGACGACGATATGCGCCGCGGCAAGCCGACCACCCACAAGGCCTTCGGCGAGGCGACCGCGGTGCTCGCGGGCGATTCGCTCCATGCGCTCGCTTTTGAATGGCTGTGCGATCCGGCGACGAGCGCCGATCCCTTCGTGCGCGCCGAGCTGTGCTGTGAACTGGCGCGCGCTGCGGGCCCGGCAGGCATGGCGGGCGGGCAGATGATGGATCTTGCTGCCGAAACGTCCGATTTCGACCTGCCGACCGTGACGCGGCTGCAACAGCTCAAGACCGGCGCGCTGATCGCCTTTTCGGTGGAGGCGGGGGCGATCCTCGCGCGCATCCCCGCCGAGGGCCGCCGACCGCTGCGCGGCTATGCCCGCGACATCGGCCTCGCCTTCCAGATCGCCGACGACATCATGGATGTCGAGGGCGACGAGGCGCTGGCGGGCAAGGCGCTGCACAAGGATGAAGCGGCGGGCAAGGCGACCTTCGTGACGCTGATGGGGCTGGATCGCGCGCGCGACCAGGCGACGCTGCTCGTCGAACAGGCGATCGCTCATCTCGGCGGCTTCGGCGACGAAGCCGCGCTGCTCCGCGCGATCGCGCGCTATGTCGTGGAAAGGGACCGGTAA
- a CDS encoding exodeoxyribonuclease VII small subunit codes for MTDTPATAALPDIAALSFEAAMGELETIVRRLESGDVSLEESVSLYERGHALRSHCEARLAAAQARIEQVSLAADGRPAGTTPFGEG; via the coding sequence ATGACGGACACCCCCGCAACCGCTGCCCTTCCCGATATCGCCGCCCTGTCGTTCGAGGCCGCGATGGGCGAGCTCGAAACGATCGTCCGGCGGCTCGAAAGCGGCGACGTCAGCCTCGAGGAATCGGTCAGCCTCTATGAACGCGGCCATGCGCTGCGCAGCCATTGCGAGGCGCGGCTCGCCGCGGCGCAGGCGCGGATCGAGCAGGTCAGCCTGGCCGCCGATGGTCGGCCGGCGGGAACCACGCCCTTCGGCGAGGGCTGA
- the purL gene encoding phosphoribosylformylglycinamidine synthase subunit PurL produces MTQPAPAITPEIVAEHGLAPQEYERVLAALGREPNLVELGIFSVMWSEHCSYKSSRIHLKKLPTEAPWVICGPGENAGVIDIGEGPDGKKLAAIFKMESHNHPSYIEPYQGAATGVGGILRDVFTMGARPVANLNALRFGRPDHPKMRHLIAGVVHGIGGYGNCVGVPTVGGEVNFHAAYDGNILVNAMTVGVAEQDRIFYSAASGVGNPIVYVGSKTGRDGIHGATMASADFGEDAEEKRPTVQVGDPFTEKLLIEACLELMASDAIVAIQDMGAAGLTSSSVEMASKGGVGIHLRMDDVPQRETGMTAYEMMLSESQERMLMVLKPGKEEFAKAIFHKWELDFAVIGTVTDTGRMVLEHHGQIVCDIPLAPLADDAPLYDRPHVPTPKQPELSDVPETKDVAADLKALMGTPDIASRRWIWEQYDSQVGADTVQTGGDAALVRIHGTNRALAMSTDCTPRYCYADPVEGGKQAVAETWRNISAVGATPLAITNCLNFANPQRPEIMGQIVGCLDGMAQACRALDYPIVSGNVSLYNESKATGGGSAILPTPAIGGVGVIEDLGKAVGIGFKRTGDIVLAVGERMGHLGQSIWLREIHGREEGPPPPVDLKAEKRTGDFIRQSINAGWITACHDVSDGGVAVALAEMALKSNIGVLVSEEQPFGVAESFFGEDQGLYLVTVCDTCLADFLDAANRADVPVDPLGRTIKDRIVFELPDSDHQVTLAELREAHEGFFPKLMGADAALA; encoded by the coding sequence ATGACTCAGCCAGCGCCCGCCATCACCCCCGAAATCGTCGCCGAGCACGGCCTTGCTCCGCAAGAATATGAGCGCGTCCTCGCCGCGCTCGGGCGCGAGCCGAACCTGGTCGAACTGGGTATCTTCTCGGTCATGTGGTCGGAGCATTGCAGCTATAAAAGCTCGCGCATCCATCTGAAGAAGCTGCCGACCGAGGCGCCGTGGGTGATCTGCGGCCCCGGCGAGAATGCCGGGGTGATCGACATCGGCGAAGGACCGGACGGCAAGAAGCTCGCCGCGATCTTCAAGATGGAGAGTCACAACCACCCAAGCTACATCGAACCCTATCAGGGGGCGGCCACGGGAGTCGGCGGGATCCTGCGCGACGTCTTCACCATGGGCGCGCGCCCGGTCGCGAACCTCAACGCGCTGCGCTTCGGGCGGCCCGACCATCCGAAGATGCGGCACCTGATCGCGGGGGTCGTCCACGGCATCGGCGGCTATGGCAATTGCGTCGGCGTGCCGACCGTCGGCGGCGAGGTCAATTTCCATGCCGCCTATGACGGCAATATCCTCGTCAACGCGATGACCGTCGGCGTCGCCGAACAGGACAGGATCTTCTATTCGGCCGCATCGGGCGTCGGCAATCCGATCGTCTATGTCGGCTCGAAAACCGGCCGCGACGGCATCCACGGCGCGACGATGGCGAGTGCCGATTTCGGCGAGGATGCGGAGGAAAAGCGCCCGACGGTGCAGGTCGGCGACCCCTTTACCGAAAAGCTGCTGATCGAGGCGTGCCTCGAACTGATGGCGTCGGACGCGATCGTCGCGATCCAGGACATGGGCGCCGCGGGCCTGACCAGTTCGTCGGTCGAAATGGCGTCGAAGGGCGGCGTCGGCATCCACCTCAGGATGGACGATGTGCCGCAGCGTGAAACCGGCATGACGGCCTATGAAATGATGCTGTCGGAAAGCCAGGAACGCATGTTGATGGTGCTGAAGCCCGGCAAGGAAGAGTTTGCGAAGGCGATCTTCCACAAATGGGAACTCGACTTCGCGGTCATCGGCACCGTCACCGACACCGGCCGCATGGTGCTCGAACATCATGGGCAAATCGTCTGCGACATTCCGCTCGCCCCGCTCGCCGACGATGCGCCCCTTTACGACCGTCCGCATGTGCCCACGCCGAAGCAGCCCGAACTGTCCGACGTCCCGGAGACCAAGGATGTCGCGGCCGACCTCAAGGCCTTGATGGGCACCCCCGATATCGCCAGCCGCCGCTGGATCTGGGAGCAATATGACAGCCAGGTCGGCGCCGACACGGTGCAGACCGGCGGCGACGCCGCGCTGGTCCGCATCCACGGCACCAACCGCGCGCTCGCGATGAGCACCGACTGCACCCCGCGCTATTGCTACGCCGATCCGGTCGAGGGCGGCAAGCAGGCGGTCGCCGAAACGTGGCGCAACATCAGCGCGGTCGGCGCGACGCCGCTCGCGATCACCAACTGCCTCAATTTCGCCAACCCGCAGCGCCCCGAAATCATGGGCCAGATCGTCGGCTGCCTCGACGGCATGGCACAGGCGTGCCGCGCGCTCGACTATCCGATCGTGTCGGGCAACGTCAGCCTCTACAACGAGTCCAAGGCGACGGGTGGCGGCAGCGCGATCCTGCCGACCCCCGCGATCGGCGGCGTCGGCGTGATCGAGGATCTGGGCAAAGCGGTCGGCATCGGCTTCAAGCGCACCGGCGACATCGTCCTCGCGGTCGGCGAACGCATGGGCCACCTCGGCCAGTCGATCTGGCTGCGCGAAATCCACGGCCGCGAAGAAGGCCCGCCGCCGCCCGTCGACCTCAAGGCCGAGAAGCGCACCGGCGATTTCATCCGCCAAAGCATCAACGCCGGCTGGATCACCGCGTGCCACGACGTCTCCGACGGCGGCGTCGCCGTGGCGCTCGCCGAAATGGCCTTGAAGTCGAACATCGGCGTGCTGGTGAGCGAGGAACAGCCGTTCGGGGTGGCGGAGAGCTTCTTCGGCGAGGATCAGGGGCTGTATCTCGTCACCGTCTGCGACACCTGCCTTGCCGACTTCCTCGACGCCGCGAATCGCGCCGACGTGCCCGTCGATCCGCTCGGGCGCACGATCAAGGATCGCATCGTGTTCGAGCTGCCCGACAGCGATCATCAGGTGACGCTCGCCGAACTGCGCGAAGCGCATGAAGGCTTCTTCCCCAAGCTGATGGGCGCCGACGCGGCGCTGGCGTAA
- a CDS encoding DUF72 domain-containing protein, with amino-acid sequence MSIHIGIGGWTYEPWRGTFYPPKHPQKRELEYAGQHLTGIEINGTYYGSQKPESFANWAASVPDGFRFSVKASRFCTNRKVLKDGAASIGKFLGQGLTQLGDRLGPIHWQFMATKQFDRDDFAGFLDLLPDSQDGLPLRHAIEVRHESFRDPAFIDLLRARNMAVVYADSDEFPCIDEQTADFTYARLQRSREEVETGYDAAALDQWAKRVRDWAAGDRDVFLFFIAGAKVRNPAAAQALIARLRDSG; translated from the coding sequence ATGAGCATCCACATCGGTATCGGCGGCTGGACCTATGAACCGTGGCGCGGCACTTTCTATCCGCCGAAGCATCCGCAAAAGCGCGAGCTCGAATATGCCGGCCAGCATCTGACCGGCATCGAAATCAACGGCACCTATTATGGCAGCCAGAAACCCGAAAGCTTTGCGAACTGGGCCGCGTCGGTCCCCGACGGCTTCAGGTTCAGCGTCAAGGCGTCACGTTTCTGCACCAACCGCAAGGTGCTGAAGGACGGCGCCGCCTCGATCGGGAAGTTTCTCGGTCAAGGGCTGACGCAGCTCGGCGACCGGCTCGGCCCGATCCACTGGCAGTTCATGGCGACCAAACAGTTCGACCGTGACGATTTTGCGGGTTTCCTCGACCTGCTGCCCGACAGCCAGGATGGCCTTCCCCTGCGCCACGCGATCGAGGTGCGGCATGAAAGTTTCCGCGATCCGGCGTTCATCGACCTGCTGCGCGCGCGCAACATGGCGGTCGTCTACGCCGACAGCGACGAGTTTCCGTGCATCGACGAACAGACCGCCGATTTCACTTACGCGCGCCTCCAGCGCAGCCGCGAGGAGGTGGAAACCGGCTATGACGCGGCGGCTCTCGACCAATGGGCAAAGCGGGTGCGCGACTGGGCCGCGGGCGACCGCGACGTCTTCCTCTTCTTCATCGCCGGAGCCAAGGTCCGCAACCCGGCGGCGGCGCAGGCGCTGATCGCGCGGCTGCGCGACAGCGGCTGA
- a CDS encoding Coq4 family protein, whose amino-acid sequence MTSFPLSHPDRVDGGFRPLKAWRHFRRLIADKEDTEQVFHIIESLRDKRFGKAAQAFFATPEGQKQLAERPCLPAMLDDHDRLRQLPEGSVGRAYVDFMEREGLTAQGLVDEFDKFRRGQPRYDDMLELYGNRLRDTHDLLHILTGYGRDALGEQCVLAFSYSQTPSWGTLFIAWAGAREIRKGFGRRYPIYGAVREGQRIGRTAQQIAHQDIGALLAEPLDAARQRLGIAEPTVYKQVHAMMRADGIDPYDLLGKKAAEAAAAPVPLAQAA is encoded by the coding sequence ATGACCAGTTTCCCGCTCTCCCACCCCGACCGCGTCGATGGCGGTTTCCGGCCGCTCAAGGCGTGGCGCCATTTCCGTCGGCTCATCGCCGACAAGGAGGACACCGAACAGGTGTTCCACATCATCGAATCGCTGCGCGACAAGCGCTTCGGCAAGGCGGCACAGGCTTTCTTCGCGACGCCCGAGGGTCAGAAGCAGCTTGCCGAGCGACCCTGTCTGCCCGCGATGCTCGACGACCATGACCGGCTGCGCCAGTTGCCCGAGGGCAGCGTCGGGCGCGCCTATGTCGACTTCATGGAACGCGAGGGGCTGACCGCGCAGGGCCTCGTCGACGAGTTTGACAAGTTCCGCCGTGGCCAGCCGCGCTACGACGACATGCTGGAGCTTTACGGCAACCGGCTGCGCGATACGCACGACCTGCTCCACATCCTCACCGGCTATGGCCGCGACGCGCTCGGCGAACAGTGCGTCCTCGCCTTTTCCTACAGCCAGACGCCGAGCTGGGGGACGCTGTTCATCGCCTGGGCGGGGGCCCGCGAAATCCGCAAGGGCTTCGGCCGCCGCTATCCCATCTATGGCGCGGTGCGCGAGGGCCAGCGTATCGGCCGCACCGCGCAGCAGATTGCGCATCAGGATATCGGGGCGCTGCTCGCCGAACCGCTCGACGCCGCGCGCCAGCGATTGGGGATCGCCGAACCGACCGTTTACAAACAGGTCCACGCGATGATGCGCGCCGACGGCATCGACCCCTATGACCTCTTGGGGAAAAAGGCGGCCGAAGCCGCGGCGGCGCCCGTGCCGCTCGCGCAGGCGGCCTGA
- a CDS encoding nitroreductase family protein — protein sequence MKAHATVPYSALPTMTDAARIAAAEAFRDHVATRRTCRMFSDTPVPRAVIEAAIAAAGTAPSGANHQPWHFAVVSSPDIKHRIRLAAEAEERAFYASRAGQEWLEALAPLGTDEDKGFLDIAPWLIVVFGQRRGGIEPGESRQNYYVTESVGIACGLLLTALHGAGLATLTHTPSPMGFLRDICGRPADEKPLMLVVAGHPAPDATVPVHATRKKPLDRISSWL from the coding sequence ATGAAAGCGCATGCAACGGTCCCTTACAGCGCGCTGCCGACGATGACCGACGCCGCGCGGATCGCGGCGGCGGAGGCGTTTCGCGACCATGTCGCCACGCGGCGAACGTGCCGGATGTTCAGCGACACACCGGTGCCGCGCGCGGTGATCGAGGCCGCGATCGCCGCGGCGGGGACCGCGCCCAGCGGCGCCAATCACCAGCCGTGGCACTTCGCCGTTGTCTCCTCGCCCGACATCAAGCACCGCATCCGCCTCGCCGCCGAGGCCGAGGAGCGCGCATTTTACGCCAGCCGCGCCGGACAGGAATGGCTAGAGGCGCTCGCGCCGCTCGGCACCGACGAGGACAAGGGCTTCCTCGACATCGCGCCCTGGCTGATCGTCGTTTTCGGACAACGGCGCGGCGGGATCGAGCCCGGCGAATCGCGACAGAATTATTATGTCACCGAAAGCGTCGGCATCGCCTGCGGCCTGTTGCTCACCGCGCTCCACGGCGCCGGGCTCGCGACCTTGACGCACACGCCGTCGCCGATGGGCTTCCTGCGCGACATCTGTGGCCGCCCGGCCGATGAAAAGCCGCTGATGCTGGTCGTCGCGGGCCACCCGGCGCCCGACGCCACGGTGCCCGTTCACGCGACGCGCAAAAAACCGCTGGACCGGATCAGCAGCTGGCTCTGA
- a CDS encoding DUF418 domain-containing protein encodes MNRGTTTRYESLDAIRGVAVMGILAMNIVAFALPFPAYGNPAAGGPPTDSDVATWFFNFVFVDSKMRGMFSMLFGASTLLVIESAAVAGRSGAGAHYSRMFWLAIFGLAHFYLIWFGDILFLYAICGLLIFLFRNLSVRALLLWAIPFFLIAIGLHTSLWAMMSMAQAGTLPPEAATAMQEALRQMNADMGPSTPVYAEEKALYLGSYASIVAYRTGAMAGDPLFFLGLFLWETVGLMLIGMALFKSHMLTGEWEAARYRKWAIACFAIAVPPLVGLALYQMRTGYDAVSVFGSTIALSVPFDTLMTIGWAALIMLLVKTAASHALRARLAAAGRMAFTNYLVTSIVMTTIFYGYGLGLFGSIGRLPLYLFCIGMWAAMLLWSKPWLDRFQYGPLEWLWRSLSRGQVQPMRKRLPG; translated from the coding sequence ATGAACCGGGGAACCACGACGCGCTACGAAAGCCTCGACGCGATCCGCGGGGTCGCGGTGATGGGCATCCTTGCGATGAACATCGTCGCCTTTGCCCTGCCCTTCCCCGCCTATGGCAACCCCGCCGCGGGCGGACCGCCCACCGACAGCGACGTCGCGACATGGTTCTTCAACTTCGTTTTCGTGGATTCGAAGATGCGCGGCATGTTTTCGATGCTGTTCGGGGCGAGCACCCTGCTGGTGATCGAAAGCGCCGCCGTCGCGGGACGCAGCGGCGCGGGCGCGCATTATTCGCGCATGTTCTGGCTCGCGATCTTCGGCCTCGCGCATTTCTATCTCATCTGGTTCGGCGACATATTGTTCCTTTATGCAATCTGCGGGCTGCTCATCTTCCTGTTCCGCAACCTGTCGGTGCGTGCGCTCCTGCTCTGGGCGATCCCCTTTTTCCTCATCGCTATCGGTCTGCACACGAGCCTCTGGGCGATGATGTCGATGGCACAGGCGGGAACGCTGCCGCCCGAAGCGGCCACCGCGATGCAGGAGGCGCTGCGGCAGATGAACGCCGATATGGGCCCGTCCACCCCCGTCTATGCCGAAGAGAAGGCGCTCTATCTCGGCAGCTATGCCAGCATCGTCGCATATCGCACCGGCGCGATGGCGGGCGATCCGCTCTTCTTCCTCGGCCTGTTCCTGTGGGAAACGGTGGGGCTGATGCTGATCGGCATGGCGCTGTTCAAATCGCATATGCTGACCGGCGAATGGGAGGCGGCGCGCTATCGCAAATGGGCGATCGCCTGTTTTGCGATCGCCGTGCCGCCGCTCGTCGGGCTCGCCCTCTATCAGATGCGAACGGGTTATGACGCGGTATCGGTCTTCGGTTCGACGATCGCGCTGTCGGTGCCCTTCGACACGCTGATGACGATCGGCTGGGCGGCGCTCATCATGCTGCTGGTCAAGACAGCGGCCAGCCACGCCCTGCGCGCGCGGCTCGCGGCGGCGGGGCGCATGGCCTTCACCAATTATCTCGTCACCTCGATCGTGATGACGACGATATTTTACGGCTATGGGCTCGGCCTCTTCGGCAGCATCGGCCGCCTGCCGCTCTATCTTTTCTGCATCGGCATGTGGGCGGCGATGCTGCTGTGGTCAAAGCCCTGGCTCGACCGTTTTCAATATGGCCCGCTCGAGTGGCTGTGGCGCAGCCTGTCGCGCGGGCAGGTGCAGCCGATGCGAAAACGCTTGCCGGGCTGA
- a CDS encoding Hpt domain-containing protein: MDEILVDWDEFRATRTQLGAAFVRILGYFREDGTKSVAAIEEAMRARDPRGLVMPAHTLKSEARQFGGEKLGALAEDIEMFARHCVESQTSPDEYLPRVVALRPLFEQTLAALEREANPLVQRRPATFGRAVGY, encoded by the coding sequence TTGGACGAGATCCTGGTCGATTGGGATGAGTTTCGCGCGACGCGCACCCAGCTGGGGGCCGCTTTCGTGCGCATTCTCGGCTATTTTCGCGAGGACGGCACCAAATCGGTCGCCGCGATCGAAGAGGCCATGCGCGCGCGCGATCCGCGCGGGCTGGTGATGCCCGCGCACACGCTGAAAAGCGAAGCGCGCCAGTTCGGCGGCGAAAAACTAGGCGCGCTCGCCGAGGACATCGAAATGTTCGCGCGCCACTGCGTCGAAAGCCAGACAAGCCCCGACGAATATCTGCCGCGCGTCGTCGCGCTGCGTCCGCTGTTCGAACAAACGCTCGCCGCGCTGGAGCGCGAGGCCAATCCGCTGGTCCAGCGCCGCCCCGCCACTTTCGGTCGCGCCGTCGGTTACTGA
- a CDS encoding sulfurtransferase TusA family protein, giving the protein MMNEVMARLVDARGMRCPWPALRLARAMREAEAVLLVADDPNAGREVAALAAEHGWTVVDESADGDERRWRVRR; this is encoded by the coding sequence ATGATGAATGAGGTGATGGCGCGGCTGGTCGACGCGCGCGGGATGCGCTGTCCCTGGCCCGCGCTGCGGCTTGCGCGCGCGATGCGTGAGGCGGAGGCGGTGCTGCTGGTCGCCGACGACCCCAATGCAGGCCGCGAAGTCGCCGCACTTGCCGCCGAGCACGGCTGGACGGTGGTGGACGAAAGCGCCGATGGCGACGAGCGGCGCTGGCGCGTCCGCCGCTGA
- the der gene encoding ribosome biogenesis GTPase Der yields MSRHATIAIVGRPNVGKSTLFNRLVGKRLALVDDQPGVTRDRREGDGKLLGLEFRIVDTAGFEDQDAATLPGRMRAQTEKAVREADAALFLIDARAGVTPLDEEIARWLRSEDTPVILCANKAEGKQGEAGLMEAYSLGFETVFALSAEHGEGLVDLFDALRPIVEPFMDAETAAVDEADEEAAGPMKLAIVGRPNAGKSTLINRMIGEDRLITGPEAGITRDSIRVDWRWEKDGEVHEIQLFDTAGMRKRAKVQDKLEKLSVADALHAVDFAEVVVLLLDATKGLEAQDLRIADRVLQEGRALIVALNKWDIAEDPSSLFNGVRAALDDGLSQVKGVPVLSISGATGKGIDTLVRVAFEQRAIWTNRVSTAKLNRWFEAAVTANPPPAPGGKRIKLRYITQARTRPPTFVVFGSRTDALPGSYERYLVNGMRKELGFQGVPVRLNFRNARNPYDE; encoded by the coding sequence ATGTCGCGACACGCGACGATCGCCATTGTCGGCCGGCCCAATGTCGGCAAATCGACGCTGTTCAACCGGCTCGTCGGCAAGCGGCTTGCGCTGGTCGACGACCAGCCGGGGGTGACGCGCGACCGGCGCGAGGGCGACGGCAAGCTGCTCGGCCTCGAGTTTCGCATCGTCGATACGGCGGGATTCGAGGATCAGGATGCAGCGACCCTGCCCGGTCGGATGCGCGCGCAGACCGAAAAGGCGGTGCGCGAGGCCGACGCCGCGCTGTTCCTGATCGACGCGCGCGCCGGGGTGACGCCGCTCGACGAGGAAATCGCCCGCTGGCTGCGCAGCGAGGATACGCCGGTGATCCTGTGCGCGAACAAGGCGGAAGGCAAGCAGGGCGAGGCAGGGTTGATGGAGGCCTACAGCCTCGGCTTCGAGACGGTATTCGCGCTCAGCGCCGAACATGGCGAGGGTCTGGTCGACCTGTTCGACGCGCTGCGCCCGATCGTCGAGCCCTTCATGGACGCCGAGACAGCGGCGGTCGACGAAGCCGATGAAGAGGCCGCGGGTCCGATGAAGCTCGCGATCGTCGGTCGTCCCAACGCCGGCAAATCGACGCTGATCAACCGGATGATCGGCGAGGACCGGCTCATCACCGGGCCCGAGGCGGGGATCACGCGCGATTCGATCCGCGTCGACTGGCGCTGGGAAAAGGATGGCGAGGTCCACGAGATCCAGCTGTTCGACACCGCCGGGATGCGCAAGCGCGCGAAGGTGCAGGACAAGCTGGAGAAGCTATCGGTCGCCGACGCGCTCCACGCGGTCGATTTCGCCGAAGTCGTCGTGCTGCTGCTCGACGCGACCAAGGGGCTGGAAGCGCAGGATCTGCGCATCGCCGACCGGGTGCTGCAGGAAGGGCGCGCGCTGATCGTTGCGCTCAACAAATGGGACATTGCCGAAGATCCCTCGTCGCTGTTCAACGGGGTGCGCGCGGCGCTCGACGACGGGCTCAGCCAGGTGAAGGGCGTGCCCGTGCTCAGCATTTCGGGCGCGACGGGCAAGGGGATCGACACGCTCGTCCGCGTCGCCTTCGAACAGCGCGCGATCTGGACGAACCGCGTTTCGACCGCGAAGCTCAACCGCTGGTTCGAGGCGGCGGTGACCGCGAATCCGCCGCCGGCGCCGGGGGGCAAGCGGATCAAGCTGCGCTATATCACGCAGGCGCGCACGCGCCCGCCGACCTTCGTGGTGTTCGGATCGCGCACCGACGCGCTGCCCGGAAGCTATGAACGCTATCTCGTCAACGGGATGCGCAAGGAGCTGGGGTTCCAGGGCGTTCCGGTGCGGCTCAATTTCCGCAACGCGCGCAATCCCTATGATGAATGA